The Phormidium yuhuli AB48 DNA window ATTTTCTCAGAAATGAGGCTCGGTTAAAACTGCGGACAAGACAGCGGACCGAATATCCTTCGTCGATCGCTTGACGGGCAATTTGTCTTCCTAGGGTACCGGTGGCACCAACGATTAATAGGCTCATGGGGATCTCAGTAACGACAGTCGCTCCTCCTAAAACCAGTCCCAGCGCAGTGAGGATCGAGACAAGACGATAGACTGGGCCGACTCTAACTTGTCACAAATGTTAACATATATTAACGACATCACCACAAACTTCTCATCTTCTGCCAGAAATTTCAGGGAGTGTTGTGGTAGAGAGAGGCTTTAAGGTTCGTCTCGGTGACAGATTGAGGTCGAGAGAGGCTGGCTTTGGGTTAAACTAAAGGGTAATTATGGATAAATCGCAGCCTAGCCCTCAATCTCAAACCCCTCATTGCTCGGTTCGCCATCCGGTGGATTTAAGTGAGGTGCGATCGCGGCGATCGCAGCTACTCGATGTCGACAAAGCCCAACGCATGGCCGCCTTCTTTAGTTGTCTGGGCGACCCCAATCGGCTGCGCATTCTCTCGGTCTTATCCCAGGGCGATCAATGTGTCTGTGACCTGGCGGCAGTGGTCAATATGAGTGAGTCAGCGGTCTCTCATCAACTGCGCACCCTTCGCGCCCATCGTATTGTGGGCTACCGACGACAGGGGCGTAATGTGTTCTACTATCTGCAAGATGACCATGTGGCCAATCTCTACCATGAGATTGCCGAACATCTCGATGAACCCGAGGACTCGTGAGGGAGAGCCACGTCCCCCCCACTCGGGTTGAGAGGACTTAGGCCTCTTCGCCCCCTTCAATTTTCAGGAGGAGGAAGCCTAAACTC harbors:
- a CDS encoding ArsR/SmtB family transcription factor, producing MDKSQPSPQSQTPHCSVRHPVDLSEVRSRRSQLLDVDKAQRMAAFFSCLGDPNRLRILSVLSQGDQCVCDLAAVVNMSESAVSHQLRTLRAHRIVGYRRQGRNVFYYLQDDHVANLYHEIAEHLDEPEDS